One genomic segment of Occultella kanbiaonis includes these proteins:
- a CDS encoding acetyl-CoA C-acetyltransferase, which yields MPSTSSPRRAAVIGSNRIPFGKAGGAYANATNLDMLGAALSGLVARFQLQGERLGDVAGGAVLKHSRDFNMTREAVLGSALSPQTPAFDVQRACGTSLETVTAIANKIALGQIDSGIAAGVDSTSDAPIVVSDRLRRTLIKLSRAKTLPDRLKLVASIRPGDLAPVAPDVAEPRTGLSMGEHQALTTLKWKITREAQDEIALASHTNLAQAYEDGLFDDLITPYRGLVRDESLRSDTSAEKLAKLKPVFGKGLGEGVATMTAGNSTPLSDGAATVLLGTDEWAAERGLPVLAHVVDAEAAAVDFVRGEEGLLMGGAYAVPRLLHRNKLVLADFDFIEIHEAFASTVLTTTAAWADEKFMVSKVGLPPLGKLNPAVLNVAGSSLAAGHPFGATGARIVGTLASLLSRAKQARPDGGGVRGLISVCAAGGQAVAMILEAA from the coding sequence ATGCCCAGCACTTCCAGCCCCCGCCGCGCCGCGGTGATCGGGTCCAACCGCATCCCCTTCGGGAAGGCCGGTGGCGCGTACGCCAACGCCACCAACCTGGACATGCTCGGCGCCGCCCTCTCCGGACTCGTGGCCAGGTTCCAGCTGCAGGGCGAGCGGCTCGGGGACGTGGCCGGCGGCGCAGTGCTCAAGCACTCCCGTGACTTCAACATGACCCGCGAGGCCGTCCTGGGGTCCGCGCTGTCCCCGCAGACCCCGGCGTTCGACGTCCAACGCGCCTGCGGCACGAGCCTCGAGACGGTCACCGCGATCGCGAACAAGATCGCGCTCGGCCAGATCGACTCCGGGATCGCCGCCGGTGTCGACTCCACCTCCGACGCCCCGATCGTGGTCAGCGACCGGCTCCGCCGTACCCTCATCAAGCTCTCCCGCGCCAAGACCCTGCCGGACCGGCTGAAGCTGGTCGCGAGCATCCGCCCCGGAGACCTGGCTCCCGTTGCCCCGGACGTCGCCGAGCCCCGCACCGGGCTGTCGATGGGCGAGCACCAGGCGCTCACCACGTTGAAGTGGAAGATCACCCGTGAGGCCCAGGACGAGATCGCCCTCGCGTCCCACACGAACCTTGCGCAGGCATATGAGGACGGCCTCTTCGATGACCTGATCACCCCCTACCGTGGCCTCGTCCGGGACGAGTCGCTGCGCTCGGACACGTCCGCGGAGAAGCTCGCGAAGCTCAAGCCCGTGTTCGGCAAGGGCCTCGGTGAGGGCGTCGCCACGATGACGGCGGGCAACTCGACACCGCTGTCCGACGGCGCCGCGACCGTTCTGCTCGGCACGGACGAGTGGGCCGCCGAGCGCGGCCTGCCGGTGCTTGCGCACGTGGTCGACGCCGAGGCCGCCGCGGTCGACTTCGTCCGCGGCGAGGAGGGCCTGCTCATGGGCGGTGCCTACGCCGTGCCGCGCCTGCTGCACCGCAACAAGCTGGTCCTCGCCGACTTCGACTTCATCGAGATCCACGAGGCGTTCGCCTCCACCGTGCTCACCACCACGGCCGCGTGGGCGGACGAGAAGTTCATGGTCTCCAAGGTCGGCCTGCCCCCGCTCGGCAAGCTCAACCCGGCCGTGCTCAACGTGGCCGGTTCATCGCTGGCCGCGGGGCACCCGTTCGGCGCCACCGGCGCGCGGATCGTCGGCACCCTGGCCAGCCTGTTGTCCCGGGCGAAGCAGGCCCGGCCCGACGGCGGAGGAGTGCGCGGGCTCATCTCCGTCTGCGCCGCCGGTGGCCAGGCCGTCGCGATGATCCTGGAAGCAGCATGA
- a CDS encoding 3-oxoacyl-ACP reductase yields MSDAYLELVNSGVTKTLAKKLGLPRPAHLRRTDPAAVDTPLIPGRALVIGEGPDTDAVARTLLGWDLDVHRNVPDGRIGAVVVVLTDLTRPEQASQRVLALGSVLRSLAPGGRVVTVSRAAGPHDEPAVAAVRTGVDGLLRSIAKELRAGATGNGIVLGDQISPDAPSAVGALRFLLSARSAFVDGQFVHVNTADGVAPADWTRPLQGRVAVVTGAARGIGAEIARVLHRDGAQVLGVDVPAAGESLASVMNQVGGIALQLDITGADAAARIIERARSRYGRIDIVVHNAGITRDKLLANMKPDHWDSVVAVNVHAQLRMNEAFLATDGLSPDGLRLVSLASTSGIAGNRGQTNYGFSKAAVIGMTRALAPRLAHGAGTANAVAPGFIETEMTARIPALTRQVARRLNSLQQGGQPVDVAETIAFLASPQAGGINGEVLRVCGQNLVGQ; encoded by the coding sequence ATGAGCGACGCCTACCTCGAGCTCGTGAACTCGGGCGTCACGAAGACGCTCGCGAAGAAGCTCGGACTGCCACGCCCGGCACACCTGCGCCGCACCGACCCGGCCGCCGTCGATACCCCGCTCATCCCGGGCCGGGCCCTGGTCATCGGCGAGGGTCCGGACACGGACGCGGTCGCCCGGACGCTGCTCGGCTGGGACCTGGACGTGCACCGCAACGTCCCCGATGGCCGGATCGGGGCCGTCGTGGTGGTCCTGACCGACCTGACCCGGCCCGAGCAGGCCTCCCAGCGGGTCCTCGCGCTCGGGTCGGTGCTGCGCTCGCTCGCCCCCGGTGGCCGCGTGGTCACCGTCTCCCGGGCCGCCGGCCCGCACGACGAGCCGGCCGTCGCAGCGGTGCGCACCGGCGTGGACGGCCTGCTCCGCTCGATCGCGAAGGAGCTGCGCGCCGGTGCGACCGGCAACGGAATCGTGCTCGGCGACCAGATCAGCCCCGACGCGCCCTCCGCCGTCGGGGCGCTGCGGTTCCTGTTGTCCGCCCGCTCGGCGTTCGTGGACGGCCAGTTCGTCCACGTGAACACGGCCGACGGCGTCGCACCGGCGGACTGGACGCGTCCGCTCCAGGGGCGGGTCGCCGTGGTGACGGGTGCCGCGCGCGGCATCGGCGCGGAGATCGCCCGGGTGCTGCACCGCGACGGCGCACAGGTGCTCGGCGTGGACGTGCCGGCGGCCGGGGAATCACTGGCCTCGGTGATGAACCAGGTCGGCGGCATCGCGCTGCAGCTCGACATCACCGGCGCCGACGCCGCCGCACGCATCATCGAGCGGGCCAGGTCCCGGTACGGCAGGATCGACATCGTCGTGCACAACGCCGGGATCACGCGGGACAAGCTCCTCGCCAACATGAAGCCGGACCACTGGGACTCGGTGGTCGCCGTGAACGTTCATGCGCAGCTGCGCATGAACGAGGCGTTCCTGGCCACGGACGGCCTGAGCCCGGACGGGCTGCGGCTCGTCTCGCTCGCGTCCACGTCGGGGATCGCCGGCAACCGCGGTCAGACGAACTACGGGTTCTCCAAGGCCGCCGTGATCGGGATGACCCGAGCCCTCGCGCCGCGGCTCGCCCACGGGGCCGGGACCGCGAACGCCGTCGCACCGGGCTTCATCGAGACCGAGATGACGGCGCGGATCCCCGCGCTGACCCGCCAGGTGGCCCGCCGGCTGAACTCGCTGCAGCAGGGCGGCCAACCGGTTGACGTCGCCGAGACGATCGCGTTCCTGGCGTCGCCGCAGGCCGGTGGCATCAACGGTGAGGTGCTGCGGGTGTGCGGGCAGAACCTGGTGGGCCAGTGA
- a CDS encoding acyl-CoA dehydrogenase family protein, with protein sequence MSSTAKPTTPARLHFDTAVVADLVDGRWAQIRREMREWMLDERFRKIEGQPYREHRARVLEQAKLLVENGLVQRAFPERLGGSDDPGGNIAGFEELVVGDPSLQIKGGVQWGLFAAAILHLGTDHHHDTFLPGAMDLTVPGCFAMTEIGHGSDVAELATTATYDPRTEEFVINTPFRGAWKDYIGNAGEHGTAAVVFAQLITGGVNHGVHAFYTPIRAAKADGTTGDFLPGVRGEDDGLKGGLNGVDNGRLAFENVRIPRTNLLNRYGDVTPEGEYSSPIDSPGRRFFTMLGTLVQGRVSLGGSSVAVSKMALATAIRYGNERRQFTGADDTVETVIMDYQQHQRRLLPLLARTYAAQFTHNQLLQRFHEVFSGEFDTDSDRQDLETLAAASKPLSTWLAMETIQTAREACGGAGYMAENKLVGLHQDMDVYTTFEGDNTVLLQLVGKRLLADYGRSMAKMDVAGAVRYVADRAVDMTLHRTPLRRAAQSIQDWGSKARSAGELRDPEAQRELLEDRVETMIEGIATSLRGAKGASPEVGAQVFNDNQHELIEAARAHGELLQWEAFTEALARIEDPDTRQVLTWLRDLFGLVTIEKNLSWYLIHGRISTQRAATVTSYINRLLPRLRVHAADLVEAFGYTDKHIGATIGTGVEAERQAQAREYKRQQRASGNEPVTEKALRAKEKAERRTKVNA encoded by the coding sequence ATGAGCAGCACCGCCAAGCCCACCACCCCCGCGCGTCTGCACTTCGACACCGCGGTCGTCGCCGATCTGGTGGACGGCCGCTGGGCCCAGATCCGCCGCGAGATGCGCGAGTGGATGCTGGACGAGCGGTTCCGCAAGATCGAGGGCCAGCCCTACCGCGAGCACCGCGCGCGCGTCCTCGAGCAGGCCAAGCTCCTGGTGGAGAACGGCTTGGTGCAGCGGGCGTTCCCTGAGCGGCTGGGCGGCTCGGACGACCCGGGCGGCAACATCGCGGGTTTCGAGGAGCTCGTGGTCGGGGACCCGTCCCTGCAGATCAAGGGCGGCGTCCAGTGGGGTCTGTTCGCGGCGGCCATCCTGCACCTGGGCACCGACCACCACCACGACACGTTCCTGCCCGGCGCCATGGACCTGACCGTGCCCGGCTGCTTCGCGATGACCGAGATCGGGCACGGCTCCGACGTCGCCGAGCTCGCGACGACCGCGACGTACGACCCGCGGACCGAGGAGTTCGTGATCAACACCCCGTTCCGTGGTGCGTGGAAGGACTACATCGGCAACGCCGGTGAGCACGGCACGGCCGCGGTGGTGTTCGCGCAGCTGATCACCGGTGGCGTGAACCACGGTGTGCACGCCTTCTACACCCCGATCCGGGCCGCGAAGGCGGATGGCACCACCGGTGACTTCCTGCCCGGCGTGCGGGGCGAGGACGACGGCCTCAAGGGTGGCCTGAACGGCGTCGACAACGGCCGGCTCGCGTTCGAGAACGTGCGGATCCCGCGGACCAACCTGCTGAACAGGTACGGGGACGTCACGCCCGAGGGCGAGTACTCCTCACCGATCGACAGCCCCGGGCGGAGGTTCTTCACCATGCTCGGCACGCTCGTCCAGGGCCGGGTCTCGCTCGGCGGGTCCTCGGTGGCGGTGTCCAAGATGGCGCTGGCCACGGCGATCCGGTACGGCAACGAGCGCCGCCAGTTCACCGGCGCCGACGACACGGTGGAGACCGTGATCATGGACTACCAGCAGCACCAGCGCCGGCTGCTGCCGCTCCTCGCCCGTACCTATGCGGCCCAGTTCACGCACAACCAGCTGCTGCAGCGCTTCCACGAGGTGTTCTCCGGCGAGTTCGACACCGACTCCGACCGCCAGGACCTCGAGACCCTCGCCGCCGCGTCGAAGCCACTGAGCACCTGGCTCGCGATGGAGACCATCCAGACCGCCCGCGAGGCCTGCGGCGGCGCCGGCTACATGGCCGAGAACAAACTGGTCGGCCTGCACCAGGACATGGACGTGTACACCACCTTCGAGGGCGACAACACGGTGCTGCTGCAGCTCGTCGGCAAGCGGCTGCTCGCCGACTACGGCCGGTCCATGGCGAAGATGGACGTCGCGGGAGCGGTGCGGTACGTGGCCGACCGCGCGGTGGACATGACCCTGCACCGGACCCCGCTGCGCCGCGCCGCGCAGTCCATCCAGGACTGGGGCTCCAAGGCCCGTTCCGCCGGTGAGCTCCGTGATCCGGAGGCCCAGCGCGAACTCCTCGAGGACCGCGTCGAGACCATGATCGAGGGCATCGCCACCTCGCTCCGGGGCGCCAAGGGTGCCTCGCCCGAGGTCGGCGCCCAGGTGTTCAACGACAACCAGCACGAACTCATCGAGGCGGCCCGCGCTCATGGCGAACTGCTCCAGTGGGAGGCGTTCACCGAGGCGCTCGCCCGGATCGAGGACCCGGACACCCGCCAGGTGCTGACCTGGCTGCGGGACCTGTTCGGGCTGGTGACCATCGAGAAGAACCTCTCCTGGTACCTGATCCACGGGCGGATCTCGACCCAGCGGGCGGCCACCGTGACCTCCTACATCAACCGGCTGCTGCCCCGCCTGCGGGTGCACGCCGCCGACCTGGTGGAGGCGTTCGGCTACACCGACAAGCACATCGGCGCCACCATCGGCACCGGCGTGGAGGCCGAGCGCCAGGCACAGGCGCGCGAGTACAAGCGTCAGCAGCGGGCGAGCGGCAACGAGCCGGTCACGGAGAAGGCGCTCCGGGCCAAGGAGAAGGCGGAGCGCAGGACCAAGGTCAACGCCTGA
- a CDS encoding zinc-binding dehydrogenase, whose product MRATLMFGAGDVRVVDVPEPTILEPTDAIVRVTLACVCGSDLHPYHSMPADETGRPMGHEFIGVVDQIGAAVTDLAPGELVVSPFAWADNTCPICRDGFHTACPHGGFYGNWQTGGAQAEKIRVPQASGTLVKLPTDVDEARLPALLTLADVYLTGYHAAHMARVGPGRTVTVIGDGAVGLSAVLAAKQMGAERIILMGRHTVRTDLGREWGATDVVAERGAEGIAKVVELTGGEGSHVVLEAVGLMPAYEQAYGVLRPGGVISRVGVPQYEDAPVGFGSLFGKNATLNGGPAPVRAYLEDALAQVLDGRLGGRLDPGRVFDAETSLDDIAEAYRLMDSRESLKVLVRP is encoded by the coding sequence ATGCGAGCAACACTCATGTTCGGAGCCGGCGACGTGCGCGTCGTCGACGTCCCCGAACCGACCATCCTCGAACCGACCGACGCGATCGTCCGGGTCACCCTGGCCTGCGTCTGCGGCTCGGACCTGCACCCCTACCACTCCATGCCCGCCGACGAGACCGGCCGGCCGATGGGCCACGAGTTCATCGGTGTCGTCGACCAGATCGGTGCCGCGGTGACCGACCTGGCACCGGGCGAGCTCGTCGTCTCCCCGTTCGCGTGGGCGGACAACACCTGCCCGATCTGCCGCGACGGGTTCCACACCGCGTGCCCGCACGGCGGCTTCTACGGGAACTGGCAGACCGGAGGCGCGCAGGCCGAGAAGATCCGCGTGCCCCAGGCCTCCGGCACCCTCGTGAAGCTGCCCACCGACGTCGACGAGGCGCGGCTGCCCGCACTCCTGACCCTCGCGGACGTCTATTTGACCGGCTACCACGCCGCCCACATGGCCCGGGTGGGCCCGGGCCGGACCGTCACCGTGATCGGTGACGGCGCGGTCGGCCTGTCCGCGGTCCTCGCCGCGAAGCAGATGGGCGCCGAACGGATCATCCTGATGGGCCGCCACACCGTCCGCACCGACCTCGGCCGCGAGTGGGGGGCGACCGACGTCGTCGCCGAACGCGGCGCGGAGGGCATCGCCAAGGTCGTCGAACTCACCGGCGGTGAGGGCAGCCACGTGGTGCTCGAGGCCGTGGGCCTGATGCCCGCCTACGAGCAGGCCTACGGGGTGCTGCGCCCGGGCGGGGTCATCTCCCGCGTCGGGGTGCCCCAGTACGAGGACGCCCCGGTCGGCTTCGGGTCGCTGTTCGGCAAGAACGCGACCCTCAACGGCGGTCCGGCACCCGTGCGGGCCTACCTCGAGGATGCCCTGGCCCAGGTGCTCGACGGCCGGCTCGGCGGCCGGCTCGATCCTGGCCGGGTGTTCGATGCCGAGACCTCCCTCGACGACATCGCCGAGGCGTACAGGCTGATGGACTCGCGCGAGTCCCTCAAGGTGCTCGTCCGCCCGTGA
- a CDS encoding LLM class flavin-dependent oxidoreductase, with translation MSSRKNIGFLSFGHWTPHPTSAVRTAADALLQSIDLTVAAEELGADGAYFRVHHFARQLGSPFPLLAAAGARTSRIEIGTGVIDMRYVNPLAFAEDAGAADLIAGGRLQLGISRGSPEQVVDGWRHFGFAPAEGETDADMARRHTEVALRILAGEKFAEPNPRPMFPNPPGLLRVEPYSEGLRQRIWWGAGSDATARWTAQEGMNLMSSTLKFDESGEPFHVQQRKQIDAYRAEWAEHDHGFEPRVSVSRSIFPIVDDRDRSYFLGSGDRGDQFSQIDGTRAVFGRSYADVPEALVAQLRGDEAIAAADTVLLTVPNQLGVDYNAHVLESVFTHVAPELGWR, from the coding sequence ATGAGCTCCCGCAAGAACATCGGATTCCTGTCCTTCGGGCACTGGACCCCGCATCCCACCTCGGCCGTCCGGACCGCCGCCGACGCGCTGCTGCAGAGCATCGATCTCACCGTTGCCGCGGAGGAGCTCGGCGCGGACGGCGCCTACTTCCGCGTGCACCACTTCGCTCGGCAGCTCGGCTCGCCGTTCCCCCTCCTGGCCGCGGCCGGTGCCAGGACGAGCCGCATCGAGATCGGCACCGGGGTGATCGACATGCGCTACGTGAACCCGCTGGCGTTCGCCGAGGACGCCGGCGCCGCAGATCTCATCGCAGGCGGCCGGCTCCAGCTCGGGATCTCGAGGGGTTCACCGGAGCAGGTCGTCGACGGCTGGCGCCACTTCGGGTTCGCGCCTGCCGAGGGGGAGACGGACGCGGACATGGCGCGCCGGCACACCGAGGTGGCGCTGAGGATCCTTGCCGGCGAGAAGTTCGCGGAACCGAACCCACGGCCGATGTTCCCCAACCCACCCGGTCTGCTCCGGGTCGAGCCGTACTCCGAAGGGTTGCGGCAGCGCATCTGGTGGGGCGCGGGTTCGGACGCGACCGCACGCTGGACCGCCCAGGAGGGAATGAACCTCATGTCCTCGACGCTCAAGTTCGACGAGTCGGGCGAGCCGTTCCACGTGCAGCAGCGCAAGCAGATCGATGCCTACCGCGCGGAGTGGGCCGAGCACGACCACGGCTTCGAACCGCGCGTGTCGGTGTCGCGCTCGATCTTCCCGATCGTTGACGACCGTGACCGCAGCTACTTCCTCGGCAGTGGCGACCGTGGGGATCAGTTCAGCCAGATCGACGGCACGCGGGCGGTGTTCGGCCGCTCGTACGCCGACGTGCCCGAGGCCCTCGTCGCCCAGCTCCGGGGTGACGAGGCGATCGCCGCGGCCGACACCGTGCTGCTGACGGTCCCGAACCAGCTCGGCGTCGACTACAACGCGCACGTCCTCGAGTCGGTGTTCACGCACGTCGCGCCCGAGCTCGGCTGGCGCTGA
- a CDS encoding MBL fold metallo-hydrolase, with the protein MDHAADPLEPAAGVIVLTSRTMHTTTTVLHDWREAVLVDPAWHADELDAIAELLAARSLRVVLGWSTHAHHDHLLWHERFGTAPRLATTAAARSAVGHIDEVRAALAADLRPLAGQVTAYDGGALPWAGGVAEVVAHDAHAPGHGALWLPGVDVLIAGDMLSDLEIPLAGETGLAAYARGLDRLAPYVERAAVLIPGHGHPALAGTADSPTARLTADRAYLAGLSREPTDDDPRLAAGPAWLREEHAANRRAT; encoded by the coding sequence ATGGACCATGCCGCCGACCCGCTGGAACCGGCTGCGGGCGTCATCGTGCTCACCTCGCGCACGATGCACACGACGACCACGGTGCTGCACGACTGGCGTGAGGCCGTCCTCGTCGACCCCGCCTGGCACGCCGACGAACTCGACGCGATCGCCGAGCTCCTCGCCGCGCGGTCGCTGCGCGTGGTCCTCGGCTGGTCCACGCACGCCCACCACGACCACCTGCTCTGGCACGAGCGATTCGGAACCGCTCCGCGACTTGCCACGACCGCGGCGGCGAGGTCCGCCGTCGGGCATATCGACGAGGTACGCGCCGCGCTGGCGGCGGACCTGCGGCCGCTCGCGGGCCAGGTCACGGCGTACGACGGCGGGGCGTTGCCCTGGGCGGGAGGCGTCGCCGAGGTCGTCGCGCACGACGCGCACGCGCCCGGGCACGGGGCGCTATGGCTGCCCGGGGTGGACGTGCTGATCGCCGGTGACATGCTCTCCGACCTCGAGATCCCGCTGGCCGGCGAGACCGGGCTCGCGGCCTACGCGCGGGGGCTGGACCGGCTCGCGCCGTACGTCGAGAGGGCGGCGGTGCTCATCCCGGGGCACGGGCACCCGGCTCTGGCCGGCACGGCCGACTCCCCCACGGCCCGGCTGACCGCCGACCGCGCCTACCTCGCCGGACTGTCCCGCGAGCCTACGGACGACGACCCGCGCCTGGCCGCCGGTCCCGCCTGGCTGCGCGAGGAGCACGCGGCCAACCGGCGAGCCACCTGA
- a CDS encoding TetR/AcrR family transcriptional regulator, producing MSRATVTTTPAEPQGSDADGRSRRWDAHRAERRAELCHAARRAVHHGGAELSMDEMAAQMGTSKSIVYRYFTDKAGLRSAVGAMVLAEMSGAFEEAAHGAGSPQDRLRAMVGIYVGTLAQSTNVYRFVTRSGDGAPGPDADVSDFLTTLTDYVAAPLREVLTGSTSDPRLADAWAAGVVGFVRGSAESWLALNPVDRLDPDRLVVLISNWLWAGASAPLPGITRISTVPTEEA from the coding sequence GTGAGTAGGGCCACAGTCACCACGACACCGGCGGAGCCGCAGGGCTCCGATGCGGACGGCCGCTCGCGCCGATGGGACGCCCACCGTGCCGAGCGCCGGGCCGAGCTGTGCCACGCCGCGCGCCGGGCCGTCCACCACGGCGGCGCCGAGCTGTCGATGGATGAGATGGCCGCCCAGATGGGCACGTCGAAGTCGATCGTGTACCGGTACTTCACGGACAAGGCCGGCCTGCGGTCCGCCGTCGGGGCCATGGTCCTGGCGGAGATGTCCGGTGCGTTCGAGGAGGCCGCGCACGGCGCCGGCAGCCCACAGGATCGGCTCCGCGCGATGGTCGGGATCTACGTCGGCACCCTGGCGCAGTCGACGAACGTCTACCGGTTCGTGACCCGGTCCGGTGACGGCGCCCCCGGCCCGGACGCGGACGTCTCCGACTTCCTGACCACCCTCACCGACTACGTCGCGGCACCGCTGCGTGAGGTACTGACCGGATCCACGTCCGACCCGCGTCTGGCCGACGCCTGGGCGGCCGGCGTGGTCGGGTTCGTACGAGGTTCGGCCGAGTCCTGGCTCGCCCTGAACCCCGTGGACCGCCTGGACCCCGACCGCCTCGTGGTCCTCATCAGCAACTGGCTCTGGGCCGGGGCGAGCGCCCCGCTGCCCGGCATCACCCGGATCTCGACAGTTCCAACGGAGGAAGCATGA
- a CDS encoding DUF2255 family protein translates to MTAWNPADLAAIDAVGELDVAAHRPDGSLRNSRIVWHVVVDDALYLRSVRGEEGAWYRGVQRTGTGVIDAGGVHAEVTFTRDDTHDPAIDAAYRAKYGSSSAVRAITNAVATATTLRVDPT, encoded by the coding sequence ATGACCGCCTGGAACCCTGCCGACCTCGCCGCCATCGACGCCGTCGGCGAACTCGACGTCGCCGCGCACCGGCCCGACGGAAGCCTGCGCAACTCCCGCATCGTCTGGCACGTCGTCGTGGACGACGCCCTGTACCTCCGCTCGGTGCGCGGGGAGGAGGGTGCCTGGTACCGCGGCGTGCAGCGCACCGGCACCGGCGTCATCGACGCCGGCGGCGTCCACGCCGAGGTGACCTTCACCCGTGACGACACCCACGACCCGGCGATCGACGCCGCCTACCGCGCCAAGTACGGAAGCAGCTCCGCCGTCCGGGCGATCACGAACGCCGTCGCCACGGCGACGACTCTGCGGGTCGACCCGACGTGA
- a CDS encoding aldo/keto reductase produces the protein MHTRTLGHDLHVSAIGLGAMGMSQSYGPNPGSRDDMIGVLRGAVERGVTFIDTAEAYGPYVNEELVGEALEPIRGDVVIATKFGWNIVDGASSGVDSRPEQIRRVADASLKRLRTDVIDLFYQHRVDPNVPIEDVAGTVAELVQAGKVRHFGLSEAGAGTIRRAHAVHPVTAVQSEYSLWTRDPEPEVLPTLAELGIGFVPFSPLGKGFLTGTVDTSTSFAEGDIRNRVPRFEAGNLAANAAIVDHVRTLAATKGVSPGQIALAWLLAKQPWIVPIPGTRRIARVEENAAATAVALSADDVADLDALTDRIPVSGNRYNDAGMAMVGI, from the coding sequence ATGCACACCCGCACCCTCGGACACGACCTCCACGTCTCAGCCATCGGCCTCGGCGCGATGGGCATGTCGCAGAGCTACGGACCCAACCCCGGAAGCCGCGACGACATGATCGGCGTGCTGCGCGGGGCCGTCGAACGCGGCGTCACGTTCATCGACACCGCGGAGGCCTACGGCCCCTACGTGAACGAGGAACTCGTCGGCGAGGCCCTCGAGCCGATCCGTGGCGACGTCGTCATCGCGACCAAGTTCGGCTGGAACATCGTCGACGGCGCGTCGTCCGGCGTCGACAGCCGCCCGGAGCAGATCCGCCGGGTCGCCGACGCGTCCCTGAAGCGGCTCCGCACCGACGTCATCGACCTCTTCTACCAGCACCGGGTGGACCCGAACGTCCCGATCGAGGACGTCGCGGGGACCGTCGCCGAACTCGTCCAGGCCGGCAAGGTCCGGCACTTCGGCCTCTCCGAGGCAGGGGCCGGCACGATCCGCCGCGCCCACGCCGTGCACCCGGTCACCGCCGTGCAGAGCGAGTACTCGCTGTGGACCCGCGACCCGGAGCCCGAGGTGCTGCCCACGCTCGCCGAGCTCGGCATCGGGTTCGTGCCGTTCAGCCCGCTCGGCAAGGGATTCCTCACCGGCACCGTGGATACGTCCACCAGCTTCGCCGAGGGCGACATCCGCAACCGCGTGCCCCGGTTCGAGGCCGGGAACCTGGCGGCCAACGCAGCGATCGTGGACCACGTCCGCACGCTGGCGGCGACAAAGGGCGTGAGCCCCGGTCAGATCGCGCTCGCGTGGCTGCTCGCGAAGCAGCCGTGGATCGTCCCGATCCCGGGCACGCGACGGATCGCTCGCGTCGAGGAGAACGCCGCGGCGACCGCCGTCGCGCTGTCCGCGGACGACGTCGCCGACCTCGACGCCCTCACCGACCGCATCCCGGTCAGCGGCAACCGCTACAACGACGCCGGCATGGCGATGGTCGGCATCTGA
- a CDS encoding siderophore-interacting protein, protein MSQPEPNRRGGSAIRAEVVSAENVTPQMRRVVLAGLDGQPLPIEFSGLTDSYVKLVLPRPGSGVSEPFDLDEVKGTLPAERWPVLRTYTIRAWDAQTGRMTLDFVVHGDEGIAGPWSVAVEPGDEVQFRGPGGGYAPDPTADWHLLMGDESALPAIAAALEAMPTDIPVRAFIEVCDPAEEQPLLTAAQAQVRWIHRETSPRPPGVELVEAVRELEFLPGRVQAFVHGDADVVREIRSYLRFERRLPTADLSISGYWRRGLDDEGWRAAKREWKAAVDAEEAAHA, encoded by the coding sequence ATGTCCCAGCCTGAGCCCAACCGCCGTGGAGGGTCCGCGATCCGGGCCGAGGTGGTCTCCGCCGAGAACGTCACCCCACAGATGCGGCGAGTGGTGCTGGCCGGTCTCGACGGGCAGCCGCTGCCGATCGAGTTCAGCGGGCTGACCGACTCGTACGTGAAGCTGGTGCTGCCGCGGCCCGGTTCCGGGGTGAGCGAGCCGTTCGACCTGGACGAGGTCAAGGGGACGCTTCCCGCCGAGCGGTGGCCGGTGCTGCGGACCTACACGATCCGCGCCTGGGACGCCCAGACCGGCCGGATGACCCTGGACTTCGTGGTCCATGGCGATGAGGGGATCGCCGGGCCGTGGTCGGTCGCGGTGGAGCCCGGGGACGAGGTGCAGTTCCGGGGTCCCGGCGGCGGGTACGCGCCGGATCCCACGGCGGACTGGCACCTGTTGATGGGCGACGAGAGCGCGCTGCCCGCGATCGCGGCAGCCCTGGAGGCGATGCCGACGGACATCCCGGTGCGCGCGTTCATCGAGGTCTGCGACCCGGCCGAGGAGCAACCCCTGCTGACGGCCGCGCAGGCGCAGGTGCGGTGGATCCACCGGGAGACCTCACCGCGCCCGCCGGGGGTGGAGCTGGTGGAGGCCGTGCGGGAGCTCGAGTTCCTGCCGGGCCGGGTGCAGGCCTTCGTTCACGGGGACGCGGACGTGGTCCGCGAGATCCGCTCGTACCTGCGCTTCGAGCGGCGCCTGCCGACGGCGGACCTGTCCATCTCCGGCTACTGGCGCCGGGGCCTGGACGACGAGGGGTGGCGGGCCGCCAAGCGCGAGTGGAAGGCGGCCGTGGACGCCGAGGAGGCGGCGCACGCCTGA